In Streptomyces violaceusniger Tu 4113, one DNA window encodes the following:
- a CDS encoding radical SAM protein, with the protein MASQGRTELVEGLMAGFPQVPREAVIKEDLLRGGMAFDESALSGNEDGDVKPKSYFIFSFDHRTLPELGAAALNRPPEEIVLTGGPYELRRTVVSVRVNPASPYLVRAGEDGALGLYLDGVRIADVGLPPMPDYYRHTLSNGKSVMEVAPTIQWGYLVYLTVFRVCQYFGAKEECQYCDINHNWRQHKAAGRPYTGVKPVEEVLEALEIIDRHDTARTSQAYTLTGGAITSHIGGRDEADFYGQYAKAIEERFPGRWIGKVVAQALPKDDVQRFHDYGVRIYHPNFEVWDRRLFELYCPGKERYVGREEWHRRILDSTEVFGARNVIPNFVAGVEMAEPYGFSSVAEAIGSTGEGLRFFMSHGVVPRFTTWCPEPTTPLGKANPHGAPLEYHIRLLETYRATLEDFGLASPPGYGPPGPGRAVFSVSSFMDSLPAAEPEQEPVAP; encoded by the coding sequence ATGGCGAGCCAGGGACGAACCGAGCTGGTCGAAGGCCTGATGGCGGGCTTCCCCCAGGTGCCCCGGGAAGCCGTGATCAAGGAGGACCTGCTGCGCGGCGGCATGGCCTTCGACGAGTCCGCGCTCAGCGGCAACGAGGACGGCGACGTGAAGCCGAAGTCGTATTTCATCTTCTCGTTCGACCACCGCACCCTGCCGGAGCTGGGTGCCGCGGCCCTCAACCGGCCGCCCGAGGAGATCGTGCTCACCGGCGGGCCGTACGAGCTGCGCCGCACCGTGGTGTCCGTCCGCGTCAACCCCGCGTCGCCGTATCTGGTCCGGGCCGGGGAGGACGGTGCGCTGGGTCTGTATCTGGACGGTGTGCGCATCGCCGATGTGGGGCTGCCCCCGATGCCGGACTACTACCGCCACACCCTGTCGAACGGCAAGTCGGTGATGGAGGTCGCGCCCACCATCCAGTGGGGCTATCTGGTCTATCTGACGGTCTTCCGGGTGTGCCAGTACTTCGGTGCCAAGGAGGAGTGCCAGTACTGCGACATCAACCACAACTGGCGTCAGCACAAAGCGGCGGGCCGCCCGTACACCGGGGTGAAGCCGGTCGAGGAGGTGCTGGAGGCGCTGGAGATCATCGACCGCCATGACACCGCCCGCACCTCCCAGGCGTACACCCTCACCGGCGGCGCGATCACCTCGCATATCGGCGGGCGGGACGAGGCCGACTTCTACGGCCAGTACGCGAAGGCCATCGAGGAGCGCTTCCCCGGCCGGTGGATCGGCAAGGTGGTGGCGCAGGCGCTGCCCAAGGACGACGTGCAACGGTTCCACGACTACGGGGTGCGGATCTACCACCCCAACTTCGAGGTGTGGGACCGGCGGCTGTTCGAGCTGTACTGCCCGGGCAAGGAGCGCTACGTCGGCCGCGAGGAGTGGCACCGCCGGATCCTGGATTCGACCGAGGTGTTCGGCGCGCGGAATGTGATTCCCAACTTCGTGGCGGGCGTGGAGATGGCCGAGCCGTACGGCTTCTCCTCCGTGGCCGAGGCGATCGGCTCCACCGGCGAGGGGCTGCGGTTCTTCATGTCGCACGGTGTCGTGCCCCGGTTCACCACGTGGTGTCCCGAGCCGACGACACCGCTGGGCAAGGCCAATCCGCATGGCGCCCCGCTGGAGTACCACATCCGGCTGCTGGAGACCTATCGGGCGACGCTCGAGGACTTCGGGCTGGCCTCGCCGCCCGGATACGGCCCGCCGGGGCCGGGACGGGCGGTGTTCTCGGTGAGCTCGTTCATGGACAGCCTGCCCGCCGCGGAGCCGGAGCAGGAGCCGGTGGCACCCTGA
- a CDS encoding amino acid transporter: MAGDPFAVRREYPVVSSTSGGGASDGWVRHRLRAWLLEGLTDIAKRQPGPHAEPESAHHGRPWWRVMCLTGLDYFSTLGYQPGIAALAAGLLSPVATVVLVVVTLVGALPVYRRVAEESPHGQGSIAMLERLLTFWKGKLFVLTLLGFAATDFLITITLSAADATAHLVENPHLTSTLHGHEVAVTLILVGLLGAVFLKGFTEAIGIAVVLVAAYLLLNAVVVAVGLWHVGTAPHVIPDWSQALVAERGSPLVMIGVALVIFPKLALGLSGFETGVAVMPHIEGKPGDTPERPAGRIQGARKLLTTAAVIMSIFLITSSFITTLLIPQREFEPGGEANGRALAYLAHEYLGSAFGSVYDASTIAILWFAGASAMAGLLNLMPRYLPRYGMAPHWARAVRPMVLVFIAIAFLVTWIFRADVDAQGGAYATGVLVLITSAAIAVTIAARRARQRRWTVGFGVIAVIFLYTTAVNVVERPDGVKIGACFIAGIMAVSLLSRVARAFELRVTSVTLDPLAERFIRDTAHRRIRFIANKPERRDLAEYREKQHQIRADNDIPPEDDLIFVEVTVADPSEFESELQVCGEVVHGRYRVLTMQSATIPNALAALLLWVRDATGQRPHIYFEWTEGHPLAHFLRFFLFGQGEVAPVTREVLREAEPDRGRRPHVHVG, translated from the coding sequence ATGGCCGGGGACCCTTTCGCTGTACGACGGGAGTACCCCGTGGTCTCCTCCACCTCTGGCGGCGGCGCCTCCGACGGCTGGGTACGGCACCGGCTGCGCGCATGGCTGCTGGAGGGCCTGACCGACATCGCCAAGCGCCAGCCCGGCCCGCATGCCGAGCCGGAAAGCGCACACCACGGCCGGCCGTGGTGGCGGGTCATGTGCCTGACCGGTCTGGACTACTTCTCCACCCTCGGCTACCAGCCCGGTATCGCCGCCCTGGCTGCCGGGCTGCTCTCCCCGGTGGCCACTGTGGTGCTGGTGGTGGTGACCCTGGTGGGCGCGCTGCCGGTGTACCGCAGAGTGGCCGAGGAGAGTCCGCACGGCCAGGGCTCGATCGCGATGCTGGAGCGGCTGCTGACCTTCTGGAAGGGCAAGCTGTTCGTCCTCACCCTGCTGGGCTTCGCGGCCACCGACTTCCTCATCACCATCACTCTCTCCGCCGCCGACGCCACCGCCCATCTGGTGGAGAATCCGCATCTCACCTCGACCCTGCACGGTCATGAGGTGGCCGTCACCCTGATCCTGGTGGGATTGCTCGGCGCGGTGTTTCTCAAGGGGTTCACGGAGGCCATCGGGATCGCCGTGGTGCTGGTCGCGGCCTATCTGCTGCTCAACGCCGTCGTGGTGGCGGTCGGGCTGTGGCATGTCGGCACCGCGCCACATGTGATCCCCGACTGGTCCCAGGCGCTGGTCGCCGAGCGCGGCAGTCCCCTGGTGATGATCGGCGTGGCGCTGGTGATCTTCCCGAAGCTGGCCCTCGGCCTGTCCGGGTTCGAGACCGGCGTGGCCGTCATGCCGCATATCGAGGGCAAGCCGGGCGACACCCCGGAGCGCCCCGCCGGACGCATCCAGGGCGCCAGGAAGCTGCTGACCACCGCCGCGGTGATCATGAGCATCTTCCTCATCACCTCCAGCTTCATCACGACCCTGCTGATCCCGCAGCGCGAGTTCGAACCGGGCGGCGAGGCCAATGGGCGCGCCCTGGCCTATCTCGCGCATGAGTACCTGGGCTCGGCGTTCGGCAGTGTCTATGACGCCTCCACCATCGCCATCCTCTGGTTCGCCGGTGCCTCGGCCATGGCCGGACTGCTCAACCTGATGCCCCGCTATCTGCCGCGCTACGGCATGGCACCCCACTGGGCGCGCGCGGTCCGCCCCATGGTGCTCGTGTTCATCGCCATCGCGTTCCTGGTGACCTGGATCTTCAGGGCGGATGTGGACGCCCAGGGCGGCGCCTACGCCACCGGTGTGCTCGTGCTCATCACCTCCGCCGCCATCGCCGTCACCATCGCCGCCCGGCGCGCCCGGCAGCGCCGCTGGACCGTCGGCTTCGGCGTCATCGCGGTGATCTTCCTGTACACCACCGCGGTCAATGTCGTCGAACGGCCCGACGGCGTCAAGATCGGCGCCTGCTTCATCGCCGGCATCATGGCCGTATCGCTGCTGTCCCGGGTCGCCAGGGCGTTCGAGCTACGGGTCACCAGCGTGACGCTCGACCCCCTGGCCGAGCGGTTCATCCGCGACACCGCCCACCGCAGGATCCGCTTCATCGCCAATAAGCCGGAACGCCGCGACCTGGCCGAATACCGGGAGAAGCAACACCAGATCCGCGCCGACAACGACATCCCGCCCGAGGACGACCTCATCTTCGTCGAGGTCACCGTCGCCGACCCGTCCGAATTCGAAAGCGAGCTGCAGGTGTGCGGAGAGGTGGTGCACGGCCGCTACCGCGTGCTGACCATGCAGAGTGCCACCATCCCCAACGCGCTGGCCGCGCTGCTCCTGTGGGTGCGGGACGCCACCGGGCAGCGCCCGCACATCTACTTCGAGTGGACGGAGGGCCATCCGCTGGCCCACTTCCTGCGCTTCTTCCTCTTCGGTCAGGGAGAGGTCGCCCCCGTCACCCGTGAGGTCCTCCGCGAGGCCGAACCCGACCGCGGCCGCCGCCCCCACGTCCACGTCGGCTGA
- a CDS encoding cation diffusion facilitator family transporter codes for MSRSSTSPSDRHGTPRTPHTPDSPEPSRAPDAPDSRPEPDGPNAPRGQDARTPGGQDARTAVTVFVALGANLVIALAKAIGGVFAGSPALLSEAAHSVADSLNEVFLLASLKRSKRAPDDQHPFGYGKERYFWALLAAVGIFVMGGCFSFFQGAEALSAGSSEDHSGYLVGFAVLGLALIAEGSSLVRALFQVRGHAREAGRGMAAELRRGDDPTLRTVLAEDSTACLGVVFALLGMWLHMVTGEVAYEATASFLIGALLVYVAYRLARESRAQLIGEAIDPVQRRELRRFLEGQPEIDTVTSLLTMRLGNDSTLVAARVDLVPGLDSEEVEEVLVRVKTAMTRIWPHADQIFLDVTDASARDRAKAREDRQALDETVAAVEREDREG; via the coding sequence ATGAGCCGTTCCTCAACGTCCCCCTCCGACCGGCACGGGACACCACGCACACCGCATACGCCGGACTCACCGGAGCCCTCGCGCGCACCGGACGCACCGGACAGCCGACCTGAGCCGGACGGGCCCAATGCGCCGAGGGGCCAGGACGCCCGGACGCCGGGGGGCCAGGACGCCCGGACCGCCGTCACCGTCTTCGTCGCGCTCGGCGCCAATCTGGTCATCGCGCTGGCCAAGGCCATCGGCGGCGTCTTCGCCGGTTCCCCCGCGCTGCTGTCCGAGGCCGCCCACTCCGTCGCGGACAGCCTCAATGAGGTGTTTCTGCTCGCCTCCCTCAAACGCAGCAAGCGGGCGCCCGACGACCAGCACCCCTTCGGCTACGGCAAGGAGCGCTACTTCTGGGCGCTGCTCGCCGCTGTCGGCATCTTCGTCATGGGCGGCTGCTTCTCCTTCTTCCAGGGCGCCGAGGCCCTGAGCGCGGGCAGCTCCGAGGACCACAGCGGCTATCTGGTGGGCTTCGCGGTCCTGGGCCTGGCGCTCATCGCCGAGGGCTCCTCGCTGGTCCGGGCGCTGTTCCAGGTCCGCGGACACGCCCGGGAAGCGGGCCGTGGCATGGCGGCCGAACTGCGCAGGGGCGACGACCCCACGCTGCGCACCGTCCTGGCCGAGGACTCCACCGCCTGTCTCGGTGTGGTGTTCGCCCTGCTCGGCATGTGGCTACACATGGTCACCGGCGAGGTGGCGTACGAGGCCACGGCCTCCTTCCTGATCGGGGCGCTGCTGGTCTATGTGGCCTACCGGCTGGCCAGGGAATCGCGCGCGCAACTCATCGGCGAGGCGATCGACCCGGTCCAGCGCCGGGAGCTCCGCCGGTTCCTGGAAGGACAGCCGGAGATCGACACCGTGACCAGTCTGCTGACGATGCGTCTGGGCAACGATTCGACGCTGGTGGCGGCCCGGGTCGATCTCGTCCCCGGTCTCGACAGCGAGGAGGTCGAGGAGGTCCTGGTACGCGTCAAGACGGCGATGACGCGGATCTGGCCGCACGCCGACCAGATCTTTCTCGATGTCACCGACGCCTCGGCCAGGGACCGGGCGAAGGCGCGCGAGGACCGCCAGGCGCTCGATGAGACGGTGGCGGCCGTGGAGCGGGAGGACCGCGAGGGGTGA
- a CDS encoding HAD family hydrolase, with amino-acid sequence MSSERTSDQDARGRRAALFDVDGTLVDTNYLHTVTWWEAMRQAGHTVGMREIHHTIGMSSDKLMDRLLPEDRDRSQDERISTAHKTLYAEYFPRLPALDGASDLLRTLAERGWYLVLASSASQDELAAMRAAIGADEAIGTALSSDDVEEGKPAPDPVEQALERAGVPARDAVFVGDTVWDVVACVEAGVRCIALQSGGIPPEMLRDAGADEIYRNPADLLHHLDGSALGH; translated from the coding sequence ATGAGCAGCGAACGCACCTCGGACCAGGACGCCCGTGGCCGCCGGGCCGCGCTGTTCGATGTGGACGGCACGCTCGTGGACACCAACTATCTGCACACCGTCACCTGGTGGGAGGCGATGCGGCAGGCGGGGCACACCGTGGGGATGCGGGAGATCCACCACACCATCGGCATGAGCTCCGACAAGCTCATGGACCGTCTGCTCCCCGAGGACCGGGACCGGTCGCAGGACGAGCGGATCAGCACCGCCCACAAGACCCTGTACGCGGAGTACTTCCCCCGGCTGCCCGCTCTCGACGGTGCCTCGGATCTGCTGCGCACCTTGGCGGAGCGCGGCTGGTACCTGGTGCTGGCCAGTTCCGCCTCGCAGGACGAACTGGCCGCGATGCGCGCCGCGATCGGTGCCGACGAGGCCATCGGCACCGCGCTCAGCTCGGACGACGTCGAGGAGGGCAAGCCCGCGCCGGACCCGGTCGAGCAGGCCTTGGAGCGCGCCGGGGTGCCGGCCCGGGACGCGGTCTTCGTCGGTGACACCGTGTGGGACGTCGTGGCGTGTGTGGAGGCCGGGGTGCGGTGTATCGCGCTGCAGTCCGGTGGCATCCCCCCTGAGATGCTGAGGGACGCCGGTGCGGACGAGATCTACCGGAACCCCGCGGATCTGCTCCACCACCTCGACGGCAGCGCGCTGGGGCACTGA
- a CDS encoding glycoside hydrolase family 2 TIM barrel-domain containing protein → MAVTRRSILIAGTAAPMAGALVTANPAQGALASRAMGGRTIPLTDGWRFALVNPGGITDPTGAYETAHDPAYDDSAWREVAVPHDWSIELSPTTDHGTSGGTGFLPGGLGWYRTTFTLPRTLEGKRICVEFDGVYMDSSVYCNGRPLGEHPYGYTGFALDLTEVAHTDGATPNVLAVKVRNRLPSSRWYSGSGIYRHARLVVTDPVHVARWGTYLTTPGLATALRAGYATVRARTLVVNASDGPKPVTVVSTVKDPDGHTVVQAHSTVTIGAGDTRTATQELRIDRPRLWSFDTPERYVLETELRVGQDTTDRYRTPFGLRHVTLDPDRGFSLNGEYAKLQGVDLHHDLGALGAAVNTDAVLRQVAIMKSMGVNALRTSHNPPSPELIEVCERLGIVMLVEAFDCWRTGKNTYDYGRFFDEHCEADITEMVRAARNSPAVVMWSIGNEIPDSTSAPGLGMAQRLIDAVRAADDTRPVVIGSDKYRGLPAEGSPADLMLAKLDGLGLNYNTAASVDALHARYPRLFLFESESSSETSTRGAYQEPEHLNTGENHTPGRRETSSYDNNLASWTMSGEYGLKKDRDRRFFAGQFLWSGIDYIGEPTPYDVFPVKASFFGAVDTAGFPKDMYYLFKSQWTGEPMVHLVPMDWTGHRPGETVEVWAYSNVASVELFLDGRSLGVREFDAKKTTDGRAYLETTEPTGDDKTVTSGPYPGSYTSPGGSAGKLHLTWKVPFARGELKAVARRGGRVVATDVLRTAGRPHTVRLTPDRESVDADGRSLCFVTAEVVDAHGVVVPDAGHPIAFKVTGGSLAGVDNGRQESAERYQASTRTAFHGKALAIVRSGTEAGPLTITARSAGLRTATTTVRATGGTSQPVTRPVPFAPDPGPGAPDQPRADASYSGAPTTLPAAMLDGDPATGWSNAFHKPATALLPAFDGARKADWVSVTWSGRRRLRRVEVSFTVDATHTLPASIEVSAWNGHAYVPVRGASVDWATASGTPTVITFDPVRTSRLRLDLTSRHPGAADGAQRIVAFEAR, encoded by the coding sequence ATGGCGGTCACGCGCAGATCGATATTGATCGCAGGCACCGCCGCCCCGATGGCCGGGGCACTTGTCACGGCCAATCCCGCGCAGGGCGCCCTCGCGTCCCGCGCCATGGGAGGACGGACGATCCCGCTCACGGACGGCTGGCGCTTCGCCCTCGTCAACCCCGGTGGGATCACCGACCCGACCGGCGCGTACGAGACCGCCCACGACCCGGCGTACGACGACTCGGCCTGGCGCGAGGTCGCCGTCCCGCACGACTGGAGCATCGAGCTCTCCCCCACCACCGACCACGGCACCAGCGGCGGCACCGGTTTCCTGCCCGGCGGCCTCGGCTGGTACCGCACCACCTTCACCCTGCCGCGCACCCTCGAGGGCAAGCGGATCTGCGTCGAATTCGACGGCGTCTACATGGACTCGTCCGTGTACTGCAACGGACGGCCCCTCGGTGAACACCCCTACGGATACACCGGCTTCGCCCTCGACCTCACCGAGGTGGCCCACACCGACGGCGCCACTCCCAACGTCCTCGCCGTCAAGGTGCGCAACCGCCTTCCCAGCAGCCGCTGGTACTCGGGCAGCGGCATCTACCGCCATGCCCGGCTCGTCGTCACCGACCCGGTCCATGTGGCCCGGTGGGGCACGTACCTCACCACCCCCGGCCTGGCCACCGCCCTGCGCGCCGGATATGCCACGGTGCGGGCGCGGACCCTCGTCGTCAATGCGTCGGACGGCCCGAAGCCGGTGACCGTGGTCTCCACCGTCAAGGACCCCGACGGGCACACGGTGGTCCAGGCGCACTCCACCGTCACGATCGGGGCGGGTGACACCCGTACCGCCACCCAGGAGCTCAGAATCGACCGGCCGCGGTTGTGGTCGTTCGACACCCCGGAGCGCTATGTCCTGGAGACCGAACTGCGGGTCGGCCAGGACACCACCGACCGGTACCGCACCCCCTTCGGGCTCCGCCATGTCACCCTCGACCCCGACCGCGGATTCTCGCTGAACGGCGAGTACGCCAAGCTCCAGGGCGTCGATCTCCACCATGACCTGGGCGCGCTCGGCGCCGCCGTCAACACCGACGCCGTGCTGCGCCAGGTGGCCATCATGAAGAGCATGGGCGTCAATGCCCTGCGCACCTCGCACAATCCGCCCTCACCGGAGCTGATCGAGGTCTGCGAGCGGCTCGGCATCGTGATGCTCGTGGAGGCGTTCGACTGCTGGCGCACCGGCAAGAACACCTATGACTACGGGCGCTTCTTCGACGAGCACTGCGAGGCGGACATCACCGAGATGGTGCGCGCCGCCCGCAACTCCCCCGCCGTCGTCATGTGGTCCATCGGCAACGAGATCCCCGACTCCACCAGCGCCCCGGGGCTGGGCATGGCCCAGCGGCTCATCGACGCCGTCCGCGCGGCCGATGACACCAGACCCGTCGTGATCGGCTCGGACAAGTACCGCGGTCTGCCCGCCGAGGGCTCCCCCGCCGACCTGATGCTCGCCAAGCTGGACGGGCTCGGCCTCAACTACAACACGGCCGCCTCGGTGGACGCCCTGCACGCCCGCTACCCGCGGCTGTTCCTCTTCGAGTCCGAGTCCTCCTCGGAGACCTCCACCCGCGGGGCCTATCAGGAGCCCGAGCACCTCAACACGGGCGAGAACCACACCCCCGGCAGGCGCGAGACCTCCAGTTACGACAACAACCTCGCCTCCTGGACGATGAGCGGCGAGTACGGGCTGAAGAAGGACCGGGACCGGAGGTTCTTCGCCGGGCAGTTCCTGTGGTCGGGCATCGACTACATCGGCGAGCCCACGCCGTACGACGTGTTCCCGGTGAAGGCGTCGTTCTTCGGCGCGGTGGACACCGCGGGCTTCCCCAAGGACATGTACTACCTGTTCAAGAGCCAGTGGACCGGCGAACCGATGGTCCATCTGGTTCCCATGGACTGGACCGGCCACCGGCCGGGCGAGACCGTGGAGGTGTGGGCCTACTCCAACGTCGCCTCGGTGGAGCTGTTCCTGGACGGCCGGTCGCTGGGGGTCCGCGAGTTCGACGCCAAGAAGACCACGGACGGCCGCGCCTACCTGGAGACCACCGAGCCCACCGGCGACGACAAAACCGTCACCTCAGGCCCCTACCCCGGCAGCTACACCAGTCCGGGCGGCAGCGCCGGAAAGCTCCACCTCACCTGGAAGGTGCCGTTCGCACGGGGTGAGCTGAAGGCCGTGGCCCGGCGCGGCGGCCGGGTCGTGGCCACCGATGTGCTGCGCACGGCGGGACGCCCGCACACCGTACGGCTGACCCCCGACCGCGAGAGCGTCGACGCCGACGGCCGCTCGCTGTGCTTCGTGACCGCCGAAGTGGTCGATGCCCACGGTGTGGTGGTGCCCGACGCCGGCCATCCGATCGCCTTCAAGGTCACCGGAGGCTCCCTGGCCGGGGTCGACAACGGCCGCCAGGAGAGCGCCGAGCGCTACCAGGCGAGCACCCGCACCGCCTTCCACGGCAAGGCCCTGGCCATCGTCCGCTCCGGCACCGAGGCCGGGCCGCTGACCATCACGGCCCGCTCGGCGGGGCTGCGCACCGCGACCACCACCGTCCGCGCCACCGGCGGGACATCGCAGCCGGTCACCCGCCCGGTGCCCTTCGCGCCCGACCCCGGCCCCGGCGCCCCGGATCAGCCACGCGCCGACGCGAGCTATTCGGGCGCGCCGACGACCCTGCCCGCGGCCATGCTGGACGGCGATCCGGCCACCGGCTGGTCCAACGCCTTCCACAAGCCCGCCACGGCGCTGCTTCCCGCCTTCGACGGCGCCCGGAAGGCCGACTGGGTCTCGGTGACCTGGAGCGGGAGGCGGCGGCTGCGCCGCGTGGAGGTGTCCTTCACCGTCGACGCCACGCACACCCTGCCCGCCTCGATCGAGGTCTCCGCATGGAACGGCCATGCCTACGTCCCGGTGCGCGGGGCGTCCGTCGACTGGGCCACCGCCTCCGGCACCCCGACGGTCATCACCTTCGACCCGGTCCGCACCTCCCGGCTCCGGCTGGACCTCACCAGCCGTCATCCGGGCGCGGCCGACGGCGCCCAGCGCATCGTCGCCTTCGAGGCCCGGTGA
- a CDS encoding alpha-lytic protease prodomain-containing protein, with protein MKHMRRGVRRVVRFAAVGALVCGGVMVSQAVPGGSAHGATGSDGSRALTARQTDDVGGRLVSALGTSRTAGNWIGADGRPVVAVTDDTAAGEVSRAGATAKRVRYSMEQLASATEKLRSAPRVAGTAWMVDPKSNQVVLVGDSTVSTARWSRMKDLAAEVGDEVRTQRTTDSFTTRTAGAAPMFTNGSRCSAGFNVTNGQAGFILTAGHCGPPGTPWFTDATGRTKIGTTVQTSFPGNDFSLVRYDNTSLDQSSVLNVGGGQVVRVTGVADPVVGQEVFRSGSTTGLRSGKVTGLNATVNYPEGTVTGLVQATVCAEPGDSGGPLFAQGVALGVTSGGSGDCTKGGVTFFQPVTKALTALGVSIPGAKAQSANPSIASGGQTGAAPGTSGVDDGVSTLDDVVAYAQSLGPGLVVIVVGFAGLLSTLAIRPRSRRYRRYPAGWG; from the coding sequence GTGAAGCACATGCGGCGCGGCGTGCGCCGGGTCGTGCGGTTCGCGGCTGTCGGGGCGCTGGTCTGTGGCGGGGTGATGGTCTCACAGGCCGTGCCGGGCGGATCGGCCCACGGGGCGACCGGAAGCGACGGTTCGCGAGCCCTGACCGCGCGCCAGACGGACGATGTGGGCGGACGGCTGGTGTCCGCGCTCGGCACCTCCCGTACGGCGGGCAACTGGATCGGCGCCGACGGCCGTCCGGTGGTCGCGGTGACGGACGATACGGCGGCGGGCGAGGTCAGCCGGGCCGGGGCCACCGCCAAACGGGTGCGGTACAGCATGGAGCAGCTCGCCTCCGCGACCGAGAAGCTGCGCTCGGCGCCCCGGGTGGCGGGCACCGCGTGGATGGTGGACCCCAAGTCCAACCAGGTCGTGCTGGTCGGCGACAGCACCGTCTCCACTGCCCGCTGGTCGAGGATGAAGGACCTCGCGGCGGAGGTGGGCGACGAGGTGCGCACACAGCGGACGACGGACTCCTTCACCACCAGAACCGCGGGCGCCGCTCCGATGTTCACCAACGGCAGCCGCTGCTCGGCCGGTTTCAATGTCACCAACGGCCAGGCCGGCTTCATCCTGACGGCGGGGCACTGCGGTCCCCCCGGCACCCCCTGGTTCACCGACGCCACCGGCCGCACCAAAATCGGCACCACGGTCCAGACCAGCTTCCCCGGCAACGACTTCTCGCTGGTGCGGTACGACAACACCTCGCTGGACCAGAGCAGCGTGCTCAACGTCGGTGGCGGCCAGGTGGTGCGGGTCACCGGCGTGGCCGACCCCGTCGTGGGCCAGGAGGTGTTCCGCAGCGGCAGCACCACCGGGCTGCGCTCGGGCAAGGTGACCGGGCTCAACGCGACGGTCAACTACCCCGAGGGCACGGTCACCGGGCTGGTCCAGGCCACCGTGTGTGCCGAGCCCGGCGACAGCGGCGGGCCGCTCTTCGCCCAGGGCGTGGCGCTCGGTGTCACCTCCGGCGGCAGCGGCGACTGCACCAAGGGCGGGGTGACGTTCTTCCAGCCCGTGACCAAGGCGCTGACCGCGCTCGGGGTGAGCATCCCGGGCGCCAAGGCCCAGAGCGCCAACCCGTCCATCGCGTCCGGCGGCCAGACGGGCGCCGCGCCCGGCACCTCCGGGGTCGACGACGGCGTCTCGACGCTCGACGACGTCGTGGCGTACGCCCAGAGCCTCGGCCCCGGCCTGGTGGTCATCGTGGTGGGGTTCGCCGGGCTGCTGTCCACGCTGGCCATCCGGCCCCGGAGCCGCCGCTACCGCCGCTACCCCGCCGGCTGGGGATGA